GTAGACAGAAAGAGTCCGATGAGAAAAAAGAGAGATACATAGAGCATCGATACAAGGAAGATTAGCAATATCCGTCCCCAATCTGAACTGTTGAAAGAGACGTAAGGAGAGAATTGTATCACCAATAAGCCTGCAACAAAACTCGTAATAAGCGGAAGAGAAATAGACCCCATCCCGGCAATATATTTTCCCAAAAGCAGTGTCGGTCTCGAAACTACGCCTGAGAGTGCCAATCTCAAGGTTCCCGCTTCCTTCTCTCGCGATATTGCGTCGTAAGCGAAAAGTAGTGCCAGCAGACTCATCACCACTTGACAGATAACCGTGAAGTCGATAGAGGAGAAGATGTTCAGATACGGGTTATCAGAACCGTGCTGTTCAGCAACGGCGGGAACATATCCGTGTGCCACCGTTACTGTATTTCCCTTTCTTTTATCCACGCCTTCGTTGAAAATGCTAAGTAGTTTCGGATTTCTATCACACTTCAGCATGTGAGTGAGTCCGAATTCAGAGTATCTTGTTACCTGACTTATCTTATCTTCATTTTCTCGAATAGCAGTTCGGTAGCTTTGCAGTCTGTCCTCGTAACCTCTGGTCAAAACGAAGAGATTTGTCACAATCAGGGAAAAATAGATGAGCAATCCCATGAGGAATCTGAAACTTAAGATATTTGCTGTGATTTCTCTTCTAACAATTGTCCAAAGCATCACATTGCCTCCAGTTACCGCCAGTGTCAAAAATTTTCGTTTCTACGTCTGTTCTCTCCAAATAGATACCACTCGGATTCAAGAGTTTTCAGTGACGCGCCATTTCTCAAAGACCGTTTCGTCGAGAAAAACACTGTGGTATCTGTATGTATACGTAGACCCAATCTGTAAAGGATGATATTCTCCTGTCTTGCCCGGGACACTGTATTCCATTAATTCTGCCTCCGTTGTGAACCCATTGGCGTGTTCATAGCGCGTTTTCACGAGTCCAATTCCTTTGGCAAACCACAAATAGCGTGTGCCGTTAACAAATGGACTCTCCTTTTTTGAACCTCGCTCGTAAGGTTTATCATTAGTAGCCGCAAGTAGATTATTCTGAAAGTGTGTTGGGGTGTCAATGAGTGCACTTTTGTGCTTGAGGCATGCCGAGAAAGTTCCAGCAGAAACTTTCACCCGTTCGTATCCGTCTAAGGTTGTCTTCACCAGTGAGTCCCAGAATCCTTCTTGGATCCAAGTATCACCTATAACCAAGGGAAACCTAAGAAGGGAAGGTGTAATAGCAGTTCCCAAAAAAGGCATTGTGACGGGTTCTCCCTTATCACATTCTTGACAACCAAAACTGGAAAGTCTCAAAAATCCATCGGTTTTTATGAGAGAGGCACCCCCTTCTCTAAATTGCTTGCCATTCTCGGTGGTGGCGTTAATGCACACTCTAATTTTACGTTCCATTTTAGTCATCTCCTTAAACGTCGCGAAAAATTGGAAATCGTCGAGCGTTGATTGAATCAGAGGTTCGTTCTTCTTCAGTCGATTCCGCGCACGATTGAGCCGACTTTTTATCGTATTTTTGGTTACATCCAAAAAAGCAGCGATCTCTTCACAAGACATGCCATCGAAATAGTGGAGGGTAACAACAGTGCGTTCACTTTCTGGCAATTTCGCAAGCCACTTTTTAACGATTTCGCGCAGTTCTTGCCCCGCTTCTTTAGCTTGCTCTCCTGCCAGATACCCAGAATACGGATCGTTGTGTCTCATGGTGATGTTTATATTTTCGGAAAGTTGGGTGTTCAACCGTTTCTCACGAAACCACGCAAGGCAACGGCGTGTAGCAATGGCATTGAGCCACGCAGAAAATCGATGCGGATCATTCAGGGTACCAAGTTTTTGGTGGGCTTTCAGGAAGGTCTCTTGAACGATGTCTTCAGCAATGTGGAAATCTTTAATTGTTCGCCACACAGTCGCATGAACCTGTTTTTGGTACTTTTCCATTAATGTTGTGAAGGCTGTGTCGTCACCTGCGAGGACACGGTGAACCAAAGCGACATCATTGTTTTGCATCAGGAACTCCTGCTATTACGGTTGCGATTGAATCTCAAATCTCGGCGTTCATCCGATTTTTAACCTACGTGACGCGAACTGAGCAGGAAAGGTTGCATAATTCTGCAAGTTGACGGATAGGCGTGTTTTACGGAGAGCAGCGTCAACTGCTTTAAAAAAACAAGGTGACATTGTGGATGGAAGACAGAGAAATCTACTACAACTATAGGTTAACCGAACAACCCCAAACACCGAAGACAAAGGAAAATTAGATCACTGTGAATTTAAACTGTATCCAAGAATCCGAACTCACGCAACTGATTGATCCAACGTTGTCGTCTTTCACTGCCCGTTGGATTTTCGATCCAATGTGGATCGTAGAGTGAGGTGCCCGGTCGGTTAAAGTGTTCAGGGCTCTTCGCATTGCTTCGCGCACGATTACGTGTAGCGGCAACCTCTTCAGGGGTCTTAGGCTTGTTATAGTAAACTATTGTGCACATCCGACGGTCTTCACTACCGCCCCAACTGGCGTGCCAGCAGCGCATGTCAAAAGCAACCACATCCCCCGGTTCCGATTTACAAACGTAACCCGGCACGTCACAAATCTCCAGCCCCAGTTCATTCAAATTCTCACGTAGATCATCGTGCAGCGACTTCTTATGAGAACCTGGGATCAACCGTAACGCCCCGCTTTCGGCATCAACGGGTTCAAGATAATATGCGAATTTCACGCCGTAGCAGTCTTGGGTTGGATCGGCATTATGGTCGGGATGCCAACCTGTATTGCCGACGTAACGATTTGCGTCCGAAACGACGAAAAATACATCATCGCCGTAAAGTTGTTCTGCCACTTCGGAGAACCGTGGGTCTTCCGGCAAGTTCGCGAAAAATGGTGTTTCGGGACCCATCATTGGCAGCCAATGTCGGCGCGTGCCATCAAATGGTGCGTGATGATACGCCGCCGCCATCGCCGCTTCAAACTCCTTGTGTATCGTGTTCAGTTCGTCTGTGTCGAGTAATTGCCGAAAAATGAGGAATCCCAAGGTGTGAAAATGCTTGATTTGCTGTTCTGTGAGCATAATGTTCCTCCG
This region of Candidatus Poribacteria bacterium genomic DNA includes:
- a CDS encoding RNA polymerase sigma factor → MQNNDVALVHRVLAGDDTAFTTLMEKYQKQVHATVWRTIKDFHIAEDIVQETFLKAHQKLGTLNDPHRFSAWLNAIATRRCLAWFREKRLNTQLSENINITMRHNDPYSGYLAGEQAKEAGQELREIVKKWLAKLPESERTVVTLHYFDGMSCEEIAAFLDVTKNTIKSRLNRARNRLKKNEPLIQSTLDDFQFFATFKEMTKMERKIRVCINATTENGKQFREGGASLIKTDGFLRLSSFGCQECDKGEPVTMPFLGTAITPSLLRFPLVIGDTWIQEGFWDSLVKTTLDGYERVKVSAGTFSACLKHKSALIDTPTHFQNNLLAATNDKPYERGSKKESPFVNGTRYLWFAKGIGLVKTRYEHANGFTTEAELMEYSVPGKTGEYHPLQIGSTYTYRYHSVFLDETVFEKWRVTENS
- a CDS encoding phytanoyl-CoA dioxygenase family protein → MLTEQQIKHFHTLGFLIFRQLLDTDELNTIHKEFEAAMAAAYHHAPFDGTRRHWLPMMGPETPFFANLPEDPRFSEVAEQLYGDDVFFVVSDANRYVGNTGWHPDHNADPTQDCYGVKFAYYLEPVDAESGALRLIPGSHKKSLHDDLRENLNELGLEICDVPGYVCKSEPGDVVAFDMRCWHASWGGSEDRRMCTIVYYNKPKTPEEVAATRNRARSNAKSPEHFNRPGTSLYDPHWIENPTGSERRQRWINQLREFGFLDTV